A stretch of DNA from Piliocolobus tephrosceles isolate RC106 chromosome 21, ASM277652v3, whole genome shotgun sequence:
TTTCAGCTTCACAACAAAATTATTTGTGAGGCCAAAGGACTCAGGACAGCAGAGCTCAAAGCAGGGCCAGAAGGTGCAGTGGGGACCACATTGGTGGGTCTGGCTCAGGGACAGGATGGCGTCATCGTAACAGCACTGCTCCAAGGGGTTGTAGATCTTGTCTCCACACCTGGGTGCCAGCTGGCACAGCCATGGCTGTGAGCCAGCGGGAGCTGGACAGACATTGATGGTGTGAGCCCAAGGATGACCAGTCACTACATCCTCCAATCAGGAGCCCTCTGTGAACCCCCACACCCACTTTCCAAAGGcagcctccttcctcttcacTCTTGCCCATCCTTGTACTCACCGATGACTTCCCTTGGGcagcagaggaggagaaagactGACACATAAGTAGGAgctgggagagaaagaaaggaggttaAGGATGGGGTTGGAAGTGTGGCCACTAGGTTGACCTCAGGGAGGGCACGCCAGTGTGGGGAAGGCTTAGTTCCAGATTAGCTCTAAAGGCTTGGGTTTGGAACAATCTTTGCATAGGATCTAGCGCCTGACACAGTTAAGAGTTCAGACAGTGGGGCCAGAGAAGCGTGGACCCTGCTAGGAAAGAGAATACAGGGAAAACTCTTGGAATATCTTTGTTTATGATTCTAAGAATATTGTGAAGTTTACCAGTTGGACAAAGGAGGGAACAGCTATTAAAGATTAACCATGGTTAAGATTCAGGTGataaggaaggaggaaggaagctgAGTAAGATTGACAAGTGCAGAACTGGGGTGCAGGATTGTTTTGGAGATAGTATTGGGCTTGAGtaggtctttttgtttgtttgtttgctttttgttttttgagacagggtcttactctgtcacccaggctggagtgcagtggtgccatcttgacttactgcagcctcgaactccagggctaaagcgaccctcccacttcagcttcctgagtaggtgagactacagacatgtgccaccacacccaggtaagtttctattttctgtagagatggaaaGTAGGTCTAAAAGTTGGGGCTCTCCTCATTTGTTCTGCAGTTGCTGACACCATGGCTGTGGGTGAAGGTTGAGAgataaaggaaatggaaaaaaatgatggAATATGAAGGTTTTTTATGGATGCGATCACCTGACTAGCATAGTGATCCAAGTTCAAATATTCCAGGATTGACTCTATTTTGAAAGCATGTACAGGCAGGTGACAACGAGGTTATGTGAGCAAAATAAGAGGAAAGGTGTTCGTTTTTGTCTTCTGCActtgcaaatgaaaaatattcccCTTATACTGTAACCTTTTTCCTCTCCTGGGCTACTCCATAT
This window harbors:
- the LOC111519945 gene encoding insulin growth factor-like family member 2 — encoded protein: MPFTLAANSRAPTYVSVFLLLCCPREVIAPAGSQPWLCQLAPRCGDKIYNPLEQCCYDDAILSLSQTHQCGPHCTFWPCFELCCPESFGLTNNFVVKLKVQGVNSQCHSSPISSDCHSKRYFSLRRHRKSTFTKASQKHRLG